Within Anopheles nili chromosome 3, idAnoNiliSN_F5_01, whole genome shotgun sequence, the genomic segment TGGCGTTTTGTGCATATGCTTTTGGGGCAACATACAAGCGACTTGCTGCTTTGCATATGCGTCTGTTaggtttgtcctttttttctttcattctcaTATGCTTACAGGGTTTGTTTTCACGTACACAAGCAAGGGGCAGTTCGCTCTCGCGATCACTCGTATCTTATGTTtcacaggagaaaaaaaaagaacgagaaaaacggcGGCCCCACCAAACACGGGTTTCCATATATTTTTAGTGATTTTGCAAACGGCGAGCGGTTTGAAAAACAACTCCCTCCCGATCGTGTGTCCGTGCTGAGAGGATCTCCTCCTCTCGTTCCTTGACGTTTGTGTCCTTAGTTCACGGTGGTGGCACGATCTTTGATGCGAAGCAAACATGAATAACCGTtagtgcggtggaaaattatgaaacaGAGGTTGCGGAAAATCTTAACGTTGTGGTTTGCTCTTTCGCGCTCTCGCTAACCTCTCGTGGTGGGGCTTTAGACATTTTTAtatcgttctttctctctccgaCCGGCAGaggatttttttatcgtttctaATCCTTTTCAAGCGGGAAGAGGAAGAACCTTCACCATGTAGCAATTACCAGCCCGTGAGTGATGGGAAATGATTGAATGAAATGTAGCCCTGGGTGACACGGTGTGAGGTTCTCTgggtcgtgtgtgtgtgagagagagttTCGAGTCAGATGACATGCAAAAAATAGCTTTCTTTGGCCCCCGTTTGGCTGTCACGCGTACGTTTGAGGAAATCGTACCGAGGAGTGTCGGTGGGATTAATaggtgaatgaaaatattatgcACATAAATATCTGCCCGCACAGAAAAGAGCTCTCGCTTGCCCAGATGTGGCAGCATCGGGAAGGATCATGCCGATCGTGTGTCGCACATCCCATCGATAACCGAAGCGGGtggtaagttttttttccatcctgtGAGGGTCGTTGCTTCGTCGGTTTTGCAGCCCAAACCGAGACGGGGAAGGTATTGGAAAATACTAAAATTCTCCTCGATTTATGGGGCCTTGTCAACTGATGTGATGGAAAACTTGGTGCAAGTGTGATTTTTAAAAGCACGGGAAATTCGACTCGCAAACGATGGccaaccagccaaccagcAAGGCCACGTACAcggcgagcgtgtgtgttggaaaaGACGAGCACAACGTATCAGGCTAACGTGGAGAGAAGCATGTGTgcgtggggggaaaaaaggactgTCTTTTTGTTACTAATTATAGCGCACGCCCATTGCAAGAGATCTTTCCTTGGGAGTATGTTTCAGCGCGTCATTGACAGCGGGATATGTCATTCGCTTGTTTCCCATCGGTTTCGTTGTTCCGATGTAAACAAAGCCCCTTCTTTTCCATGGTCGCGTTGaataaaaggaaataaaaaaaccctttgTTAAAGTTCACTGCCTAGCCTCCAGGGACAGGaggaaataatttatcttcAAAGACAAACTTAATGGATGAAAGGCAACGTCAAAGGATACAAGGATACTTTACCTTATTAATAACCTTCACGGCTAATCGCGCTTCTTCGGTAAATTGCCATAAAaggacgatcgatcgagaagcGGTAATTTCATTACGTACTTAAAATATGCATCTGCAGAGAATCAACGTTACATACCCACCTGTTTCTGATTAATTGCGCCAATGTCCGCCAAAGAAGGCCGACGAGTTAAGCCGGCGTAACATTCTGTGATGACACCTGAGACATGGACACGCGTGAAATATTAGTACACGCGATTAGTACGTCTTCTCGCACGTTCTTAAACGGCAAAAGAAGACGAATCCTGCGAACGGAGGTAGCGCTGCTCGTagtttttcctgctgctcATCTCGCGCACGGTACGATAAATGAGTGTACTTAAGTTGATTGGGCAACGAACGCAAacattgcttttcttttcttttcccactgGCTCATCGCTTCGGTTGAGGGGTGGTAATTTTTCATGCTTGCTCTATTTGGTGGAAATAAATGTTCCCAATGCGATCGGTAGCTTGTGGAATGTCTAGCGATGAGCAAGGTTTGATTTACGGTGGATTCGGGATGCCAACTATCGGTCATTATCCTATCAATTaatggtttgcttttcttttgtcaCACCGCACAGGTGAAGAAACGCCAACAGCGGGTCACGATGATCATGGACAGCAAGCACATAGCGTACACCATCATCGACATCACCGAGCCGGGCCAGGAGGCGGAAAAGGACTTCATGCAGACGAACGCGCAGCACAAAGGATGCACGATCAGTGATCCGAACCCGCGGCACGCGCTACCCCCGCAGCTGTTCAACGACACCGAGTACTGCGGCGATTACGACGACTTCGATCTGGCCAACGAGGTGGACAACCTGGAGGTGTTCCTGAAGCTggcggcaccggaaccggaacacaaaaatggcaccgcGGATGAATCGTCAgcccctgctgctgctgctgctgccgacgACGTTGAGGACGAgaataaagaaaacaagactGAAGACAACGGTGCCGGGGATGCTGCGGAGGCTGGCGAGGATGCAAATGAGGTTTGAGTTTGGGACACGATAAAGGACGTGCCAGTTGCGCCCAGCAGCGGTGGGCTGCaatgaatgaaatgcaaacaaaaatgcaaacaacaacaacaaaaaagagaaacaacacaaaaccaacGCACGAGCTGCCTCTAAAACTTCCCCGTTGTACGCTTGTTTCGTGTTTGTGGCCGTCTAAATAACCATACGTTTGTCGCTTCCGTGTGCTTCCGTATTTTTTTGCCTCGGCGTTATGTTTAGGATAGTTTATGCAATTACGAtcgaaggacgacgatgaaACGGATCCTCAGTCAGAGTACCACCGTGCTggagtttcgtttttctttgttaaCAAGTAACATTCAAATACCGACTGCTTAGCAGCTTCCATAACATTCTTTTTCGGCCCTTGTGCGATAGGATAGGTGACGATAGAGCTAGCAAGAGGGCAATATAGCTCCATGAACGGAAAGGATCCTGCGTCGTGACCTCGCTGGCAACACTGCGACAAGGACGActaaccacacacacacacacacacacacacacacacacacacacactaatcCATGTAAACATCACACACTTCCATTCTCTTATTTAGTAGGTTTAGATCGTTAGCAAATCACCCCACTCTTGGCTGGAGGAGGTGACATTTTCTGGCTTCTGCAGGTTTAGGAAGAATGGGTCACGTTTAAGTAATTTTACGTTTGATCGATTTCGGGTCGCGTAATCGCATGCAATGAAGTGTGTAACGCCGCAGGACTAAATCCCGGTCAAAGTCAGGACGACGACCAACGACGGGAGGATGGGTGAAATAATGTCAATAGGTATTACATTAGTGTTCCACAGAAAGAAAAGGGCATCAACGCACGTGTTTGCGGATGTCGGCAGGGAAAGGCCAAGTCCGTTTAGGTTATCGGATTAGAATCGATTTGTGCTGTAAGACCCAGTGTGGCATGTTTTTTTACGCTTCTAGAGGTCGTTGATTTTTCCACTGACATGACTTCAGAGTTTTTTTCATGGAGGGAATTTCCGTGCGGGCTATCGgtttattttcaatcaatttttccGACTTTATATTTCCATTGGGCGTCCGCAATGCAACaggacggttttttttgctaatagGCGACAGATAGCAGCTAGTTCGTCATGACCTGATGATACGAAGAAGGAAGGCTGTTTCGCAAAAATATACACCCGTGTTTACCGATAGCTGTTTGACGCCAATCAACCCTCGTGTTTGTGAGGGTCTGTCCTATTTGGGACCCGCTAAAAAGAGCTTTTCTTCGAACCTGTGTACCTGTGGAGCACAAAtttaggtgtttttttttttcattcgttcgtttccccGCCCATTCGGTAGTGTTGATGGATGATTTCGACATTCTTCATTCCGGTGCTCTGTGAGAGCTAAAGGGAAAATCATGCCTCAAAAAACATCGTTAAAAAACCCGACAAGCCATTCCCGCATGCAGCGAAAGAAGATTGAGTACGCGCATCTTAGGGGGTAGAACGCGCGAAAAGGCGTACATTAAGCGATAGAATTACGTAGATAGACAAAAACAGCTGTAGCATTCATCGTACCTCATGTCGTGTGCAATTTTATCTACCGTTGCATGTATCGTTTCTCGATAGGTATAACCACACGGTACACAGTTAtctgttattattttcccaaccgcGCATACAAATCGTAGCACTGTTTAGATGAAGTATGTACTCCTTGAAGTTTATTTCTGAAATTCTTAATAACGAAAGAGTTAGGCCGCATGTAAGTGGAAACATGTATTTATCTCGTAAAGGATAACATAGTCCTGCAACGGTTTTGTTACAATACCTTCAATTCGTAGCCCTTCCCATAATGCCTATTCTATTATTAGCCATTGTTATTTACTTCAGAAGATTTtcttgcagaaaaaaagagcacataaatgaattaaataataaattttgaaaTCGAAACGTATCAGCAAGGCGAGTGTACACTTTTGCGGACATAAATGCACGGCAGGTTCAAATAGTACGTTCAATCATTTACACTGAAAATCCAATAGAGAGTAGCAAATCAAAATCCACAAGCGCAGTAAGACAGCTTATTGTTAGACAGTCGCCTGATCGGATTGAGTTCAATTCGCAGTCACGTTTTTAAACCCAGTAGGCTTTGTGGGACAAGTTTTGCTGTACTATCCGTTATATGAATGCTTCGTTTGTGCGTGCGCAGCAAGCGACGCGCCCAGTAGGTGTGTAAGGTTCGACATATGATATACACATATTCTTAGAacgattaaaatataattacgACCATTACGCGAGAATACACATTTCTGAAATAAAGTATACCTCTTCAACGGTAAAAAATGCGCTCACGCCATGCGCCTTTTACTAACGCCCTTTATATTAGCTTGGTTGAATATTGTAGGCACGTTTGAGTCGATCATTAACATTGTTACGAGAACtgcatggtttttttgtattgtgaGTGTAAACTAAACCCCCGAATGAACGGACTGTAATAATTGTGCACGAGAAATAATGCGCTTCTAACGTTCAAGTCATAAACGGTCACCGTTCGCATTCATTGTCAACCCCGTCGGTCGATAGATTATTGTAATCAGTTGtgctaaattaaattatctgtGCTATAGCTGCTGAATCACACGAATAATCGATAAAGCAGTGTATGGCGTCGGTGGATATCTGAAGCGGATTTACGACACACCTTCCTTAGATAtgaggggtttgtttgtttgatggaATGAGTTGCCATTTTTCCGACAAGCGAAAGGAGCAATGTTATCCGCGTTCGGGCGTCCGACGTAATGCGCTTTATGTGTTACGTGCAGTTTACCTTAACTATCTTcatctgtattttttttttcattcaatatcCCATATCTCATATTATTTCTTTATCGTCAATTTCATACACCCTGGAAAAACCTGTTCATCATCAACACCCCTTAATTGGCAATGCGTTCTCATTGGCGAATACCCATTTCCATACATGCCCTGCTCCATGTATCCTATTCTGGTGGCCAAAGGCCCCACCGAAAGTTGGAGGAGAGGTGCAATCCAAAGAGGAATCGGTAGACGAAGAGCGGACAGTGAAAGTAAGCGACGTAGAGAACGAACCAGTAGAAAGCACGGATGCAAGTATCGAAGAGAATGATAAGGCCCCCGCGGAAGAACCGGAAGCAgacaatcaatcaattgaaCCCGCAGATGTCGGCTCGGTGATAACGCAATGGAAACCCGAAAACTGTGACAACGAGGATGAGGAGCTCAACAGCGAACAGGAGGATCATACAGCAGAATCCGTTCAACCCGGTGACGTTTCGCTTAGGCAAGAAGTTGTTTCAGATGATAAACCAAATGACACCAACGAAGAGGATTCTGAGATCTCGAAGGATGACGGTGAAATGCTGGAAACTGATGAGGATCCGGAGAACGAAGAAACGAACACCGACGAACTGTTGTTACCCAGTGTCACAGAGGAAGTAAAGGCACCTGTTGCTTCTACGCATGACAGTGAGCCGGAACACGAGCGCATGGAAGTCGAGCAAGATCAGGACCAAGGCGCGAAGGACGAAGACGAATCAGCGACCAGTGAAGACGAATCGGACGTCGACAGCCAACCGGAAGCAGGATCTATCAAGCCGCGGAGAAGCTCGACAGTGTCCGGTGATGCCGGAAGTAGTACACAAGGAGCAGATCCCGATGGCGAGGTTTGAGAAGGGAGAACCTGAAATCTTCTGCTGATAACACCGCCTCGATGTCGTACGATTTGCTGCCCACTATGAAACGCTTGCCTGGATGTTGTTCTTCCTGCATTCGGGGGCTAGGTCACTGTCCAAGGGTTTCGGACTCACCGTCTTCCAACGTCTACTTTCTGTCCTTCCTCTTTAGTACAATTCCTGTTTAAGCGctgtttgtttacgttttggaatgtgcaatattttccatccaagTTACaaatctcgctcgctctctctctctcgctctctttctttcacttgttttatttttccgggtgggtggattatgcgaaacacacccacgcaccTTGCCATTTTCCTTACGCATTATGGCGAGCGCTTTTTCGTGCTGTACTCTTGGCCCTCGGGGTCGGGGCTTATCTGTGTATCATTGTTAGAGCAATGAGTGTGCTTCGTTCACCCGGCGATGATTAACATAACCAACaacgcaccaccaccccctggCGGGTTTTGGGTGGCCAGTTTCTTTCCGCGCTTCGTTTACATAATCTTTCACttggcacctttttttttgtttgttccttttttcctcttttctctctctatctcgggGTTTCATTTCATATCAGCGTCTTCTTTAGCGTCTCAACGCGTTTGGGGGTGGTTCGCGTTTAAATTTAACGTTTGGGAAATGCTTGTTCTTTTCCTCGCATGGATGTGATGTTGTGTGGGGAGGTTTTGTGGTCTTTACTTCTCCTTTAATTTTATCACCCGATGTTTTGTGCAATAACCCACCCCACCTTAACCCGACGTCGTCAATTCATTCtgaacacaccaaaaaaaaacctgtgcGTTTGTGCGTTGTGCTTTGAAGGATCTGTCGGGCGGTGAGGCAACGATGGAAGCcgatgctggtggtgctgtcgATGCGGAAGAACAGGAGCTCCGACGTGCATCTGCGGCCCTAGCCGGTCAGAGTGAAGACGCCGCTGAGCAGATCGAGATCGACGAGGATGCTGACGATGATGCCGAGGACACCGGCGACGTCAACGCTGCAGAAGAGGTCCGGAGTTTATTTTCGATCAATCGCGATTTTTAGTTTGAGCCGCGTGGGTTAAAAAAGGGTCTAAAGCCTGGGTTTGATTTCGCTTCGCGCATGTCGACCGGATGGCGGATTCGTGAGTCACAGCACAAGGATCAAGCGGCTCCCGTTGTGCATGAGTGCGGGTTTGCTAACAAATGCATGTTTGCCCTTCAGAGCCAGTTCCTTCAGTTCCCTAATCGCTAGCCGTTTTGCCACTCGTCACTGGGGTCACTTTCATTAATCTCTGGTCATTCTTGTCTTTACTTCTCGAAAATGTGCACCACATCCGCAGGACGTCGCCTCCAGCAAACTGATCGACACCGACGATCCCATGATGGCCGAGCAGGAGCAGGAAGAATAAATCACACAAGCAACACCATCCGCGCCGTATCCTCATCATCAcattcttttttggtttttggttttcatcatcaacatcgccCCCTGCGAGGGGGAGCCATTCAGGGATCAGCCGGGAGGGGGTTTTTTATCCTGCCGACGCGCGAAGGAGCGAAAACGAGAACGAATGGATTCGAGTGTTACTGCTGCCACCAGGATtgggaggtgggtgggaaataaaaactaccATAATTTTGTATACTTTAACGCTGGCGAAGGGCGCCGCCACATCGACGAAAGGCTGCGGATCGGGAGAGGCACCACTTCACCTCGCTCGAAGTTAAACGTCTTGAAGGACGTCCCCCCAAATGGACATCCTGTTTGAAAGTTGCACGAACAGGTGAAACATGCCGATCGCAGCAggtggttccggtggaatCTCAGTGTAGCGTGTATGGTTGTGGTCGCATTTAAATGTTGCCCACTGAGGGAAAACAAAGGCAAGAAAGCGGGCGAATATTATGTCGTTGCACGCGCGTTGCCCACCGGTCAAGAGATGTGTCGTGATGTGACTCGTAATGCAAGGTGATCATTTGTTAAGGAAACTACACTCAATAATCTATTGTTAAAGCGGAACCCACCTGGTTGTGGAAAAatgcttgttcttttttcttgcgaaAGAAACAACGGTGTTTTCATAACAACGGATAGTGAACAAACTCGGTATACCTTCCAAGACGTGGGTATAAATAAAGGTAACAAAACTTGGATAGCGAACAGAAAGAGCCAAACCAAACCCTCGGTATTCTCAATTCAAGCAAACCGCAAGGGGAAGGACTTAAGGTCTTCAACGTTCCTGTGAGAGAAATCCCTGCTGGATTTGTCAAGATCGTTTGGACAATGAAAGTCCGATTAGAAAATTGAGTAACTGACCTATACGTAGTGTTGGCGTATCAACCGTACGCGATCATACTACACAAGGAACGTGAGGCCAAACATATTACGCCTGCGGtctttttatcaatttcatcAACAACGACCGCGTCCCTTGATAAAGAAGGAGTAAAACGAATGTCAGGGTTAAGGGAAATCAAACAGAGTTACGTACCGTTCCTTCATTTTTGTCGatcaaaatttgtttgaataacaAATTCACCAGGCGATAAGGATGTGTAGTAAGCAACACGTGTTCAAGCACATTGGATGCTCCTGAAACGACGGTTTGCTATGATCGCAACCCTGTGTTGGCCAACGTTTGTCAGACTGCTTCTAGTACCGGACCAACACTGATTGTTGAAAGGGACGAGGAGATAATGTTTTCGAGTAAAAAGTTGATAATAGATAGGTTATTCCTCCGATTGCTATGTGACGCTATGTAACGAAGCGACTGCGTGTTTAAATTCGACTGTTGTAAGTTCTCTTACCATGTGGTACAGTATCTATACCAGTCGAACTTATACATCACTAGAACATGTTTTATGTTACGTGTCGTATATATATTGCAACTGACAGCACTTTTGGCACCTAGCTGACCTCTGGCGGTCCAGGGTGCAGGCTTCAAACCTGTAGCCGGTTAGCGCCGGAGTGGTTCGACTCCACCTGTTAGGTGACAAaaatttcttttccgttttttttttaacaaacagCTTTCTTTCATTACGAATGACGTTAATTAAACAATTTCCAGTACTTCTCctgtaataaatttcattctgtcatctttttaatcgattggttgtataGCAGATAAagtatcaacaaaaaaaggctcatCAACAGtcaaatgtttcttttaattttttcgtatATTTCTATTCTACCCGAAGGGTGCCACAATTTCACCATACCTTTATTCCACAGGAACACAAATATAAACTATCTTACCATTTCCCATGCCTCTACGCAACTCTCACTCTTTCAATATCTCCGAACATTCGCTCTGCTAAGTGACGAACGTGCGTGTACGCTCATTGCTCTTTTTTCAGTGTGACCGCGATATCAGTCGTCTCCTTCCGTGCGGGGATAATAAACGGGATGAAATTGTTATCCACACAGCATgagacaaaaacacacacacaacaaaatatCAATGTTCTGGGCCAACCGTCGCGCACATGCGATTGTACTTTGCAACGGAATTCTGAACTCCGTCGAGTTAATCcgtaaaaagagaaaatatgtATGTCTGCGCAAGTGTGTCCCCCCTGGCGGCGCCAGGCTGGAGAGGCAACATAACACCCTCCGTAGCGTGCCCCCTCTACCCCCTTGTATCCTTGCTCAGTCCGTTCGTTTGCGCGAGTCCTCCTCGCCGTCCATACATATTCGTCCATAAAGGGACGAGGAGATAATGTTTTCGAGTAAAAAGTTGATAATAGATAGGTTATTCCTCCGATTGCTATGTGACGCTATGTAACGAAGCGACTGCGTGTTTAAATTCGACTGTTGTAAGTTCTCTTACCATGTGGTACAGTATCTATACCAGTCGAACTTATACATCACTAGAACATGTTTTATGTTACGTGTCGTATATATATTGCAACTGACAGCACTTTTGGCACCTAGCTGACCTCTGGCGGTCCAGGGTGCAGGCTTCAAACCTGTAGCCGGTTAGCGCCGGAGTGGTTCGACTCCACCTGTTAGGTGACAAaaatttcttttccgttttttttttaacaaacagCTTTCTTTCATTACGAATGACGTTAATTAAACAATTTCCAGTACTTCTCctgtaataaatttcattctgtcatctttttaatcgattggttgtataGCAGATAAagtatcaacaaaaaaaggctcatCAACAGtcaaatgtttcttttaattttttcgtatATTTCTAT encodes:
- the LOC128724585 gene encoding uncharacterized protein LOC128724585; the protein is MVIKVYISGMSGNKEVKKRQQRVTMIMDSKHIAYTIIDITEPGQEAEKDFMQTNAQHKGCTISDPNPRHALPPQLFNDTEYCGDYDDFDLANEVDNLEVFLKLAAPEPEHKNGTADESSAPAAAAAADDVEDENKENKTEDNGAGDAAEAGEDANEAPPKVGGEVQSKEESVDEERTVKVSDVENEPVESTDASIEENDKAPAEEPEADNQSIEPADVGSVITQWKPENCDNEDEELNSEQEDHTAESVQPGDVSLRQEVVSDDKPNDTNEEDSEISKDDGEMLETDEDPENEETNTDELLLPSVTEEVKAPVASTHDSEPEHERMEVEQDQDQGAKDEDESATSEDESDVDSQPEAGSIKPRRSSTVSGDAGSSTQGADPDGEDLSGGEATMEADAGGAVDAEEQELRRASAALAGQSEDAAEQIEIDEDADDDAEDTGDVNAAEEDVASSKLIDTDDPMMAEQEQEE